The Streptomyces sp. NBC_00224 genome has a window encoding:
- a CDS encoding DUF4188 domain-containing protein: MSEKPTEGRMTAAAEGDVVVFLIGMRINRFRALRSWLPVTSAMPRMLKELVKEEGSGLLGFQPVLAGPRTLAVVQYWESKEKLLAYASAQDKEHRPAWAAFNRRARGAKGAVGIWHETYVVPAGSYESIYVSMPGFGLGKATGVVPVGRRGDGAADRLKTA, encoded by the coding sequence ATGAGCGAGAAGCCGACCGAAGGACGCATGACCGCCGCCGCCGAGGGGGACGTGGTGGTCTTCCTCATCGGGATGCGCATCAACCGGTTCCGCGCGCTGCGCAGTTGGCTGCCGGTCACCTCCGCGATGCCCCGGATGCTGAAGGAGCTCGTCAAGGAGGAGGGCAGCGGGCTGCTCGGCTTCCAGCCCGTCCTGGCCGGGCCGCGCACGCTGGCGGTGGTGCAGTACTGGGAGTCCAAGGAGAAGCTCCTGGCGTACGCGTCGGCGCAGGACAAGGAGCACCGCCCGGCCTGGGCGGCCTTCAACCGCCGGGCGCGCGGCGCCAAGGGGGCCGTGGGGATCTGGCACGAGACGTATGTGGTCCCGGCGGGCTCGTACGAGTCGATCTATGTGTCCATGCCGGGGTTCGGCCTGGGCAAGGCGACGGGCGTGGTCCCGGTGGGGCGGCGGGGGGACGGGGCGGCGGACCGGCTGAAGACAGCGTGA
- the ndgR gene encoding IclR family transcriptional regulator NdgR: protein MDNSSGVGVLDKAALVLSALESGPATLAALVAATGLARPTAHRLAVALEHHRMVARDMQGRFILGPRLAELAAAAGEDRLLATAGPVLTHLRDVTGESAQLYRRQGDMRICVAAAERLSGLRDTVPVGSTLTMKAGSSAQILMAWEEPERLHRGLQGARFTATALSGVRRRGWAQSIGEREPGVASVSAPVRGPSNRVVAAVSVSGPIERLTRHPGRMHAQAVIDAAARLSEALRRNG, encoded by the coding sequence ATGGACAACTCTAGCGGCGTCGGCGTTCTCGACAAGGCGGCTCTCGTCCTGAGCGCCCTGGAGTCCGGTCCGGCCACCCTCGCGGCTCTGGTCGCGGCCACCGGGCTCGCACGACCCACGGCACACCGCCTTGCCGTGGCACTGGAACACCACCGGATGGTGGCGCGGGACATGCAGGGCCGGTTCATCCTCGGCCCGCGCCTCGCGGAGCTCGCGGCAGCGGCCGGCGAGGACCGTCTGCTGGCCACGGCCGGGCCGGTGCTCACGCATCTGCGCGATGTGACGGGCGAGAGCGCGCAGCTCTATCGCCGTCAGGGCGACATGCGGATCTGCGTGGCGGCGGCCGAGCGGCTGTCCGGACTGCGGGACACCGTGCCGGTCGGCTCGACCCTGACGATGAAGGCGGGCTCCTCCGCCCAGATCCTGATGGCCTGGGAGGAGCCGGAGCGCCTGCACCGGGGCCTGCAGGGCGCCCGCTTCACGGCGACGGCCCTTTCGGGCGTACGGCGCCGGGGCTGGGCCCAGTCGATCGGCGAGCGCGAGCCGGGCGTGGCCTCGGTCTCGGCGCCGGTGCGCGGCCCGTCCAACCGCGTGGTGGCGGCCGTCTCGGTCTCCGGACCGATCGAGCGCCTGACCCGCCATCCGGGCCGGATGCACGCCCAGGCGGTCATCGACGCCGCCGCCCGCCTCTCCGAGGCCCTGCGCCGCAACGGCTAG
- the leuC gene encoding 3-isopropylmalate dehydratase large subunit, giving the protein MGRTLAEKVWDDHVVRRAEGEPDLLFIDLHLLHEVTSPQAFDGLRANGRPVRRLDLTIATEDHNTPTIDIDKPIADPVSRIQLETLRKNCAEFGVRLHPLGDVEQGVVHVVGPQLGLTQPGTTVVCGDSHTSTHGAFGALAFGIGTSQVEHVLATQTLPLAPFKTMAITVEGELPDGVTAKDLILAIIARIGTGGGQGYVLEYRGPAIEKLSMEARMTICNMSIEAGARAGMIAPDRTTFDYLEGRAHAPEGADWDAAVAYWQTLKTDEDAVFDAEVVIDATELSPFVTWGTNPGQGAPLSAAVPDPASYEDASERLAAEKALEYMGLTAGQPLRAIDVDTVFVGSCTNGRIEDLRSAASILEGRKVADGVRMLVVPGSVRVALQAVEEGLDKVFTAAGAEWRHAGCSMCLGMNPDQLAPGERSASTSNRNFEGRQGKGGRTHLVSPQVAAATAVLGHLASPADLTDARTPAGV; this is encoded by the coding sequence ATGGGTAGGACACTCGCGGAGAAGGTCTGGGACGACCATGTCGTCAGGCGCGCCGAGGGCGAGCCCGACCTCCTCTTCATCGATCTGCACCTGCTGCACGAGGTGACCAGCCCGCAGGCCTTCGACGGTCTGCGCGCCAACGGCCGCCCGGTCCGGCGCCTCGACCTCACCATCGCCACCGAGGACCACAACACCCCGACCATCGACATCGACAAGCCCATCGCCGACCCGGTCTCCCGGATCCAGCTGGAGACGCTGCGCAAGAACTGCGCAGAGTTCGGCGTGCGGCTGCACCCGCTCGGCGACGTCGAGCAGGGCGTCGTCCACGTGGTGGGACCGCAGCTGGGCCTCACCCAGCCCGGTACCACCGTGGTCTGCGGCGACTCGCACACCTCCACGCACGGTGCCTTCGGAGCCCTGGCGTTCGGGATCGGCACCTCACAGGTAGAGCATGTGCTCGCCACCCAGACCCTGCCACTGGCGCCCTTCAAGACCATGGCCATCACCGTCGAGGGCGAGCTGCCCGACGGCGTCACCGCCAAGGACCTGATCCTGGCCATCATCGCCAGGATCGGCACCGGCGGCGGCCAGGGCTACGTCCTGGAGTACCGCGGCCCGGCCATCGAGAAGCTCTCGATGGAGGCCCGGATGACCATCTGCAACATGTCGATCGAGGCCGGCGCCCGAGCGGGCATGATCGCCCCCGACCGCACCACGTTCGACTACCTCGAAGGCCGCGCGCACGCCCCCGAGGGCGCGGACTGGGACGCGGCGGTCGCGTACTGGCAGACCCTGAAGACGGACGAGGACGCGGTCTTCGACGCCGAGGTGGTCATCGACGCCACCGAGCTCTCGCCGTTCGTCACCTGGGGCACCAACCCGGGCCAGGGCGCACCGCTTTCGGCGGCCGTCCCCGACCCGGCTTCGTACGAAGACGCTTCGGAGCGCCTGGCCGCCGAAAAGGCCCTGGAGTACATGGGGTTGACCGCGGGGCAGCCGCTGCGCGCCATCGACGTCGACACCGTCTTCGTAGGTTCGTGCACCAACGGCCGCATCGAGGACCTGCGCTCGGCCGCCTCCATCCTGGAGGGCCGCAAAGTCGCCGACGGCGTACGGATGCTGGTCGTCCCGGGCTCGGTGCGGGTCGCCCTGCAGGCCGTCGAGGAGGGCCTGGACAAGGTCTTCACCGCCGCCGGCGCCGAATGGCGGCACGCGGGCTGCTCGATGTGTCTGGGCATGAACCCGGACCAGCTGGCCCCCGGCGAGCGCTCCGCCTCCACCTCCAACCGCAACTTCGAGGGCAGGCAGGGCAAGGGCGGCCGCACCCACCTGGTCTCGCCGCAGGTCGCGGCCGCGACAGCGGTTCTCGGCCATCTGGCCTCGCCCGCCGACCTCACCGACGCCCGTACGCCCGCTGGAGTCTGA
- a CDS encoding HAD family hydrolase: protein MATRAVLWDIDDTIFDYASAARRGMHVHLEAEGLPAAYASMEQALTTWDELTAYHWARFAAGETDWQGQRRDRVRAFLGAELADPEAEAWFERHLAHYEAAWSLFPDTVPVLDLLADGYRHAVLSNSSLHHQERKLQVLGVRDRFEAVVCAAELGISKPDPGAFHAACEALGLAPEEVAYVGDQPDIDARGAVEAGLLGIWLDRNGVGGRPELIRITGLEELPGLLRRDTRFGAPDTFG from the coding sequence ATGGCGACCCGGGCTGTCCTCTGGGACATAGACGACACCATCTTCGACTACGCCTCGGCCGCTCGCAGGGGCATGCACGTGCACCTGGAGGCCGAGGGGCTGCCCGCCGCGTACGCGTCGATGGAGCAGGCGCTCACGACCTGGGACGAGCTCACCGCGTACCACTGGGCGCGGTTCGCCGCGGGGGAGACCGACTGGCAGGGGCAGCGGCGCGACCGGGTGCGCGCCTTCCTCGGCGCCGAGCTGGCCGACCCCGAGGCGGAGGCCTGGTTCGAGCGGCACCTGGCCCACTACGAGGCGGCCTGGTCGCTCTTCCCGGACACCGTGCCCGTCCTCGACCTGCTCGCCGACGGCTACCGGCACGCCGTCCTCTCCAACTCCTCCCTCCACCACCAGGAGCGCAAGCTCCAGGTCCTGGGCGTACGGGACCGGTTCGAGGCCGTGGTGTGCGCGGCCGAGCTGGGGATCTCCAAGCCCGACCCCGGGGCCTTCCACGCGGCCTGCGAGGCGCTGGGCCTGGCGCCGGAGGAGGTCGCGTACGTGGGCGACCAGCCGGACATCGACGCGCGCGGGGCCGTCGAGGCGGGGCTGCTGGGGATCTGGCTGGACCGCAACGGAGTGGGCGGACGGCCCGAACTGATCCGGATCACGGGCCTGGAGGAGCTCCCCGGCCTGCTGCGCCGCGATACCCGTTTTGGAGCGCCGGACACCTTCGGGTAA
- a CDS encoding MerR family transcriptional regulator: MRLAELSERSGVAPATIKYYLREGLLPPGHRVTATQADYDATHLQRLKLVRALIQVGRVPVAAAKEVLAALEDESLDHHSRLGVAVEALPNAPEPDPGDPHARTARESVDALIDGLGWQYGGSDPQGSSGAYLTLLTAVTALTRLGYPCGTEELAPYAAAAAQMAITDLDLVERYAAPAEQVEAAVALTVLYEPVLLSLRRLAQAQESARRFVRP, translated from the coding sequence ATGAGACTGGCGGAGCTGAGCGAGCGGAGCGGGGTCGCCCCGGCGACGATCAAGTACTACCTGCGCGAGGGGCTGCTGCCGCCCGGCCACCGGGTCACCGCCACCCAGGCCGACTACGACGCCACCCACCTCCAGCGGCTCAAGCTGGTGCGCGCGCTGATCCAGGTGGGCCGGGTGCCGGTGGCCGCCGCCAAGGAGGTGCTCGCGGCCCTGGAGGACGAGTCCCTGGACCACCACTCCCGGCTGGGCGTCGCCGTGGAGGCCCTGCCGAACGCGCCGGAGCCCGACCCCGGCGACCCGCACGCGCGGACCGCGCGCGAGTCGGTGGACGCGCTGATCGACGGACTCGGCTGGCAGTACGGCGGCTCGGACCCGCAGGGCAGCTCGGGGGCGTATCTGACGCTGCTCACGGCGGTGACCGCACTCACCCGGCTCGGATACCCCTGCGGCACCGAGGAGTTGGCCCCGTACGCGGCGGCCGCCGCCCAAATGGCGATCACCGACCTGGACCTGGTGGAGCGCTACGCCGCCCCCGCCGAACAGGTCGAGGCGGCGGTGGCGTTGACCGTCCTGTACGAGCCGGTGCTGCTGAGTCTGCGGCGGCTGGCCCAGGCGCAGGAGTCGGCGCGGCGGTTCGTCCGGCCGTGA
- the gltX gene encoding glutamate--tRNA ligase, with amino-acid sequence MASASGSPVRVRFCPSPTGNPHVGLVRTALFNWAFARHNQGTMVFRIEDTDAARDSEESYNQLLDSLRWLGLDWDEGPEVGGPHAPYRQSQRMDIYKDVAEKLLAGGYAYHCYCTTEELDARRDAARAAGKPSGYDGHCRELSAEQKAAYEAEGRTAIVRFRMPDEPITFTDLVRGELTFTPDNVPDYGIVRANGAPLYTLVNPVDDALMAITHVLRGEDLLSSTPRQIALYKALIELGVAKETPAFGHLPYVMGEGNKKLSKRDPQASLNIYRERGFLPEGLLNYLSLLGWSFSADQDVFSISDMVAKFDVADVNANPARFDLKKAESINADHIRLLDVKAFTAACEPWLTAPHANWAPEDFDRAAWEAIAPHAQTRVTVLSDITANVDFLFLKEPVQDEASWAKAMKEGSDGLLRTAREKLEAADWSSPESLKEAVLAAGEAHGLKLGKAQAPVRVAVTGRTVGLPLFESLEILGKEKTLARIDAALAKLTA; translated from the coding sequence GTGGCTAGCGCATCCGGCTCCCCCGTACGCGTACGTTTCTGTCCCTCCCCGACCGGCAACCCGCACGTCGGCCTGGTCCGCACCGCCCTGTTCAACTGGGCGTTCGCCCGGCACAACCAGGGCACCATGGTCTTCCGCATCGAGGACACCGACGCGGCCCGCGACTCCGAGGAGTCGTACAACCAGCTGCTCGACTCGCTGCGCTGGCTGGGCCTCGACTGGGACGAGGGCCCCGAGGTGGGCGGCCCGCACGCGCCCTACCGCCAGTCCCAGCGGATGGACATCTACAAGGACGTGGCCGAGAAGCTGCTCGCGGGCGGCTACGCGTACCACTGCTACTGCACCACCGAGGAGCTCGACGCGCGCCGCGACGCGGCCCGCGCCGCCGGCAAGCCGTCCGGCTACGACGGCCACTGCCGCGAGCTGAGCGCGGAGCAGAAGGCGGCGTACGAGGCGGAGGGCCGCACGGCCATCGTCCGCTTCCGGATGCCCGACGAGCCGATCACCTTCACGGACCTGGTCCGCGGCGAGCTGACCTTCACCCCGGACAACGTGCCGGACTACGGCATCGTCCGCGCCAACGGCGCTCCGCTGTACACGCTGGTCAACCCGGTCGACGACGCCCTGATGGCGATCACCCACGTGCTGCGCGGCGAGGACCTGCTCTCCTCCACCCCGCGCCAGATCGCGCTCTACAAGGCGCTGATCGAGCTGGGCGTGGCCAAGGAGACCCCGGCCTTCGGCCACCTCCCGTACGTCATGGGCGAGGGCAACAAGAAGCTCTCCAAGCGCGACCCGCAGGCGTCCCTGAACATCTACCGGGAGCGCGGCTTCCTCCCGGAGGGCCTGCTCAACTACCTCTCGCTCCTCGGCTGGTCCTTCTCGGCCGACCAGGACGTCTTCTCGATCTCCGACATGGTCGCGAAGTTCGACGTCGCGGACGTCAACGCCAACCCGGCCCGCTTCGACCTGAAGAAGGCCGAGTCGATCAACGCGGACCACATCCGCCTGCTCGACGTGAAGGCGTTCACGGCCGCCTGCGAGCCGTGGCTCACCGCCCCGCACGCCAACTGGGCGCCCGAGGACTTCGACCGCGCCGCCTGGGAGGCCATCGCGCCGCACGCCCAGACCCGTGTGACCGTCCTCTCGGACATCACGGCCAACGTCGACTTCCTCTTCCTGAAGGAGCCGGTCCAGGACGAGGCGTCCTGGGCGAAGGCGATGAAGGAGGGCTCGGACGGGCTGCTGCGCACGGCCCGCGAGAAGCTGGAGGCGGCCGACTGGTCCTCCCCGGAGTCCCTCAAGGAGGCCGTCCTGGCCGCCGGCGAGGCGCACGGCCTCAAGCTCGGCAAGGCCCAGGCCCCGGTCCGGGTCGCCGTCACCGGCCGCACGGTGGGTCTGCCGCTCTTCGAGTCCCTGGAGATCCTGGGCAAGGAGAAGACCCTGGCCCGCATCGACGCTGCGCTGGCCAAGCTGACCGCGTAG
- a CDS encoding fumarylacetoacetate hydrolase family protein produces the protein MRIARFSIDGNVAFGAVEDTPQGLVLDIIKGIPYADFELSGTKVPLSKVRLLPPVLPNKVVAIGRNYAEHAKELGNEVPEVPVAFFKPTTSVIGSGDAIEYPSFSNELHHEAELAVVIGRMCREVPRERVKDVIFGYTCANDVTARDAQQREKQWARAKGFDTSCPLGPWVETDLDPTDLTIQATVNGEQRQLGRTSDMIRSIEDLVVHITEAMTLLPGDVILTGTPAGVGPLNVGDEVAVTIEGIGTLTNKVVKRG, from the coding sequence GTGCGCATCGCCAGATTCTCCATCGACGGCAATGTCGCCTTCGGCGCGGTCGAGGACACCCCGCAGGGGCTCGTGCTCGACATCATCAAGGGCATTCCGTACGCCGACTTCGAGCTCTCCGGAACCAAGGTCCCGCTGAGCAAGGTCCGGCTGCTGCCGCCGGTGCTGCCCAACAAGGTCGTGGCCATCGGCCGCAACTACGCGGAGCACGCCAAGGAGCTCGGCAACGAGGTCCCTGAGGTGCCCGTCGCCTTCTTCAAGCCCACCACCTCGGTGATCGGCTCCGGCGACGCGATCGAGTACCCCTCCTTCTCCAACGAGCTGCACCACGAGGCCGAGCTGGCCGTGGTGATCGGCCGGATGTGCCGCGAGGTCCCGCGCGAGCGCGTCAAGGACGTCATCTTCGGCTACACCTGCGCCAACGACGTCACCGCGCGCGACGCCCAGCAGCGCGAGAAGCAGTGGGCCCGGGCCAAGGGCTTCGACACCTCGTGCCCGCTCGGCCCCTGGGTGGAGACCGACCTCGACCCGACGGATCTCACGATCCAGGCGACGGTCAACGGCGAACAGCGCCAGCTGGGCCGCACGAGCGACATGATCCGCTCCATCGAGGACCTGGTCGTCCACATCACCGAGGCCATGACGCTGCTCCCGGGCGACGTCATCCTCACCGGCACCCCCGCCGGGGTCGGCCCCCTCAACGTCGGCGACGAGGTCGCCGTCACCATCGAAGGCATCGGCACTCTCACCAACAAGGTTGTCAAGCGTGGCTAG
- the leuD gene encoding 3-isopropylmalate dehydratase small subunit encodes MEAFTTHTGRAVPLRRSNVDTDQIIPAHWLKKVTRDGFEDGLFEAWRKDPSFVLNKPERQGASVLVAGPDFGTGSSREHAVWALQNYGFKTVISSRFADIFRGNSLKNGLLTVVLDQKVVDALWELTESDPNAEITVDLQDRQVRANGLTADFELDENARWRLLNGLDDIGITLQNEADIAAYEAKRPSYKPSTSQV; translated from the coding sequence ATGGAAGCTTTCACCACGCACACCGGCCGGGCCGTCCCGCTGCGCCGCTCCAACGTCGACACCGACCAGATCATTCCGGCCCACTGGCTGAAGAAGGTCACTCGGGACGGCTTCGAGGACGGGCTGTTCGAGGCCTGGCGCAAGGACCCGTCCTTCGTCCTGAACAAGCCCGAGCGCCAGGGGGCGTCGGTGCTGGTCGCGGGCCCCGACTTCGGTACGGGATCCTCCCGCGAGCACGCGGTCTGGGCGCTGCAGAACTACGGCTTCAAAACCGTGATCTCGTCCCGGTTCGCCGATATCTTCCGGGGCAACTCGCTGAAGAACGGGCTGCTCACGGTGGTTCTCGACCAGAAAGTCGTGGACGCGCTCTGGGAGCTGACGGAAAGCGACCCGAACGCCGAGATCACGGTGGACCTCCAGGACCGCCAGGTCCGCGCGAACGGCCTCACGGCGGACTTCGAACTCGACGAAAACGCCCGCTGGCGGCTGCTGAACGGCCTGGACGACATCGGCATCACCCTGCAGAACGAGGCGGACATCGCCGCGTACGAGGCGAAGCGGCCCTCCTACAAGCCCAGCACCTCGCAGGTCTGA
- a CDS encoding nitrate- and nitrite sensing domain-containing protein, which yields MQGRFKRDGSAAAEQEPHGGTGPTSVSSSPQHAQNPRATQNPSAPSPGGDENGGPSGPTGRSAAGGEKPAAPQPKPAVNTGSRIALRNWRISTRLVALLTLPVVAATTLGGLRINQSMNDMKQLDHMQLLTDMTKQATELAAALQEERDKSAGAVQTGGVDRVNTAKATTDRVKQSFMTATQDVDNPDNDDALESIRRNVTAIAIQLQDLDNIRKSAYQGDVSDSQTVEGYSRLIRSLLSLSADMAQATSNPEMIKRTRALAAFSSAKEYASIQRAIIAAALPATKDKSGDLKEADRLYAKSAADGERQELSSFSIVYESNHGNPEELMAPLDKGNSEITAANAYSQRVLKGGLATETKRSYLDWYDQDSNKINQMKTIEQTLLGEMEQKARELRDQSQRDAILNGALILIVLGVSLVGAFVVARSMIRSLRRLQDTATRVAQDRLPELVKQLSESDPQDVDTSVESVGVHSRDEIGQVAAAFDDVHREAVRLAAEQALLRGNVNAMFTNLSRRSQGLIQRQLSLISELESREADPDQLSSLFKLDHLATRMRRNGENLLVLAGEEPGRRWTRPVPLVDVLRAAASEVEQYERIELAAVPATDVAGRVVNDLVHLLAELLENATSFSSPQTKVRVTGHALPDGRVLVEIHDTGIGLSPEDLAAINERLASPPTVDVSVSRRMGLFVVGRLSLRHGIRIQLRPSDSGGTTALVMLPVDVAQGGKKAPGKPGGPQTQGPAGPGAGRPGVTPGPGARAGLAGALGSGPAGGPGGGGRLGAGAPRGAVAGGAGPRAALPPRDSSAQQPRQGQNQGGFGQGGAFGTGTPAQQPPAPRRGDRPLTPPPGAPRAELPGGAPQRPQAASWGNEQASPDGPRGHEEIEQHTGQYPRPQLDDRQGPGSTAEFARPDFDGPPPGRQDTSSTGQFVRPDVFGAPQGAQDPSPLSPQANGQFERPGTYGQNSGQNTGQGNAQNTGQYARPPMDDRQGPGATSEFARPDFDAPRAPQQPQPQQYQAPQQPRQNQGPRPDAGNPPQQPQPEALPPAPNAGDGRTPLYDTLETNWFHGQGGQNGQQPGQPAPGAQGQANQGQGGQGGPQGLRPAQPPAPAPQSAERRPAPVQGDANGAPGNGSWRPSPNDELVRQAERARKPAAGGVTTSGLPKRVPRANLVAGTAQQQQNQAGPQVSRAPDDVRGRLTNLRRGIQQGRQAGNGPSTGSFSMDPTHQQER from the coding sequence GTGCAGGGACGTTTCAAGAGGGATGGCAGCGCTGCGGCGGAGCAGGAGCCGCACGGCGGGACTGGCCCCACATCAGTCAGTTCCTCGCCCCAGCACGCCCAGAACCCCCGGGCCACCCAGAATCCATCGGCTCCTTCGCCGGGCGGCGACGAGAACGGCGGCCCCTCCGGCCCGACCGGTCGCTCCGCCGCGGGCGGTGAGAAGCCCGCCGCGCCCCAGCCGAAGCCGGCCGTGAACACCGGGTCGCGAATAGCCCTGCGCAACTGGCGCATCTCCACCCGACTGGTCGCACTGCTGACCCTGCCCGTGGTCGCCGCGACCACCCTCGGCGGGCTGCGCATCAACCAGTCGATGAACGACATGAAGCAGCTCGACCACATGCAGCTGCTCACCGACATGACCAAGCAGGCCACCGAGCTGGCCGCCGCGCTCCAGGAGGAGCGCGACAAGTCGGCGGGTGCGGTCCAGACCGGTGGCGTCGACCGGGTCAACACGGCGAAGGCCACCACCGACCGGGTCAAGCAGTCGTTCATGACGGCCACCCAGGACGTCGACAACCCGGACAACGACGACGCCCTGGAGTCGATCCGCCGTAACGTCACGGCCATCGCGATCCAGCTCCAGGACCTCGACAACATCCGTAAGAGCGCCTACCAGGGCGACGTCTCGGACTCCCAGACCGTCGAGGGCTACAGCCGCCTCATCCGCAGCCTGCTCAGCCTCTCCGCGGACATGGCGCAGGCCACCTCCAACCCGGAGATGATCAAGCGCACCCGTGCGCTGGCCGCGTTCTCCTCCGCCAAGGAGTACGCCTCCATCCAGCGCGCGATCATCGCCGCCGCGCTCCCCGCGACCAAGGACAAGAGCGGCGACCTCAAGGAGGCCGACCGCCTCTACGCCAAGTCCGCGGCGGACGGCGAGCGCCAGGAGCTGTCGTCGTTCTCGATCGTCTACGAGAGCAACCACGGCAACCCCGAAGAGCTGATGGCCCCGCTCGACAAGGGCAACTCGGAGATCACCGCGGCCAACGCGTACTCCCAGCGTGTCCTCAAGGGCGGCCTCGCCACGGAGACCAAGCGCTCGTACCTCGACTGGTACGACCAGGACTCCAACAAGATCAACCAGATGAAGACGATCGAGCAGACCCTGCTCGGCGAGATGGAGCAGAAGGCCCGCGAGCTGCGCGACCAGTCGCAGCGGGACGCGATCCTCAACGGTGCCCTGATCCTTATCGTCCTCGGTGTCTCGCTGGTCGGCGCGTTCGTCGTGGCCCGGTCCATGATCCGCTCGCTGCGGCGCCTCCAGGACACCGCGACCCGGGTCGCCCAGGACCGGCTGCCCGAGCTCGTCAAGCAGCTCTCCGAGTCCGACCCGCAGGACGTCGACACGTCCGTGGAGTCGGTCGGTGTGCACTCCCGGGACGAGATCGGCCAGGTGGCCGCGGCCTTCGACGACGTGCACCGCGAGGCCGTGCGTCTCGCCGCCGAGCAGGCCCTGCTGCGAGGCAACGTCAACGCGATGTTCACCAACCTCTCGCGCCGCTCGCAGGGCCTCATCCAGCGTCAGCTCTCGCTCATCTCCGAACTGGAGTCCCGCGAGGCCGACCCGGACCAGCTCTCCTCGCTCTTCAAGCTCGACCACCTCGCGACCCGTATGCGCCGTAACGGTGAGAACCTCCTCGTTCTGGCGGGTGAAGAGCCCGGTCGCCGTTGGACCCGGCCCGTCCCGCTGGTCGACGTGCTCCGCGCCGCGGCCTCCGAGGTGGAGCAGTACGAGCGCATCGAGCTGGCCGCCGTGCCCGCCACCGATGTCGCCGGCCGCGTGGTCAACGACCTCGTGCACCTGCTCGCCGAGCTGCTTGAGAACGCCACCTCGTTCTCCTCGCCGCAGACCAAGGTCCGCGTCACCGGTCACGCGCTGCCCGACGGCCGCGTCCTGGTCGAGATCCACGACACCGGCATCGGCCTCTCCCCCGAGGACCTCGCCGCGATCAACGAGCGGCTCGCCTCGCCGCCCACCGTGGACGTCTCGGTCTCGCGCCGCATGGGTCTGTTCGTGGTCGGCCGCCTGTCCCTGCGACACGGCATCCGCATCCAGCTGCGCCCCTCCGACTCCGGCGGTACGACGGCACTCGTCATGCTGCCCGTCGACGTCGCCCAGGGCGGCAAGAAGGCCCCGGGCAAGCCCGGCGGCCCCCAGACGCAGGGCCCGGCGGGCCCCGGTGCCGGCCGTCCCGGCGTGACCCCGGGCCCCGGTGCCCGCGCCGGTCTCGCCGGTGCGCTCGGCAGCGGCCCGGCCGGCGGCCCCGGTGGCGGCGGACGGCTCGGCGCGGGCGCCCCGCGCGGAGCGGTGGCCGGCGGCGCCGGTCCCCGTGCCGCGCTGCCCCCGCGCGACAGCAGCGCCCAGCAGCCCCGCCAGGGCCAGAACCAGGGCGGCTTCGGCCAGGGCGGCGCCTTCGGCACCGGCACCCCGGCCCAGCAGCCCCCGGCCCCGCGCCGCGGCGACCGCCCGCTGACCCCGCCGCCCGGCGCCCCGCGCGCCGAGCTGCCCGGCGGCGCCCCGCAGCGCCCGCAGGCCGCGAGCTGGGGCAACGAGCAGGCGTCGCCGGACGGCCCGCGCGGCCACGAGGAGATCGAGCAGCACACCGGCCAGTACCCCCGGCCCCAGCTCGACGACCGCCAGGGCCCCGGCTCCACGGCCGAGTTCGCCCGCCCGGACTTCGACGGGCCGCCGCCCGGCCGCCAGGACACTTCGTCGACCGGCCAGTTCGTCCGCCCGGACGTCTTCGGCGCGCCGCAGGGCGCCCAGGACCCGTCACCTCTGTCGCCGCAGGCGAATGGCCAGTTCGAGCGCCCCGGCACGTACGGCCAGAACAGCGGCCAGAACACGGGCCAGGGCAACGCCCAGAACACCGGCCAGTACGCCCGGCCGCCGATGGACGACCGCCAGGGACCCGGGGCCACCTCGGAGTTCGCCCGGCCGGACTTCGACGCGCCGCGTGCCCCGCAGCAGCCGCAGCCGCAGCAGTACCAGGCGCCGCAGCAGCCCCGGCAGAACCAGGGGCCGCGTCCGGACGCCGGGAACCCGCCGCAGCAGCCGCAGCCCGAGGCACTGCCGCCGGCTCCGAACGCCGGTGACGGCCGTACGCCGCTGTACGACACCCTGGAGACCAACTGGTTCCACGGTCAGGGCGGTCAGAACGGCCAGCAGCCGGGGCAGCCCGCACCGGGCGCCCAGGGCCAGGCGAACCAGGGCCAGGGCGGCCAGGGCGGACCCCAGGGTCTGCGTCCGGCGCAGCCCCCGGCCCCGGCGCCGCAGAGCGCGGAGCGCCGCCCGGCGCCCGTCCAGGGCGACGCCAACGGCGCGCCCGGCAACGGCTCCTGGCGCCCCTCGCCCAACGACGAACTCGTCCGCCAGGCCGAGCGGGCCCGCAAGCCCGCCGCCGGCGGTGTCACCACTTCCGGTCTGCCCAAGCGGGTTCCGCGTGCCAATCTGGTCGCGGGCACCGCACAGCAGCAGCAGAACCAGGCAGGCCCCCAGGTCTCGCGTGCGCCCGACGACGTGCGCGGCCGACTGACCAATCTCCGCCGGGGTATCCAGCAGGGGCGGCAGGCCGGAAACGGCCCGTCGACCGGCAGTTTCTCGATGGACCCCACTCACCAGCAGGAGCGATAG